One Triplophysa rosa linkage group LG21, Trosa_1v2, whole genome shotgun sequence DNA segment encodes these proteins:
- the si:dkey-151g10.3 gene encoding serine/threonine-protein kinase WNK3 isoform X3 produces MATDPGEPTATEESSGEKPDGDREEENNQGDRATREGEGMHGTPSNFASSLTQERRAGGAGGGVEDSKETEAPVRPLTFFMPTSLALHEPCRRRENKRFFRKSVEICEEDDEVEETSGAPHSAPHLEFCASDSVFSSGAQQLPASASAALGEDGTYGTQDSNKNGLSATALKGKERDRELEEEAEMKAVATSPGGRFLKFDIELGRGAFKTVYKGLDTETWVEVAWCELQDRKLTKAEQQRFKEEAEMLKGLQHPNIVRFYDSWESVLRGKKCIVLVTELMTSGTLKTYLKRFKVMKPKVLRSWCRQILKGLQFLHTRTPPIVHRDLKCDNIFITGPTGSVKIGDLGLATLMRTSFAKSVIGTPEFMAPEMYEEHYDESVDVYAFGMCMLEMATSEYPYSECQNAAQIYRKVTSGIKPASFDKVNDPEVKEIIEGCIRQNRLERLSVKDLLNHVFFAEDTGVRVELAEEDTGCKDCLALRIWVEEPKKLKGKHKDNEAIEFSYDLENDSAEEVALEMVKSGFFHESDAKVVGKSIRDRVTLIKKSRERRQQQLLQQQQSLVERRDSSVLSSSFSSVHPTCPSSLGPGVSAAAGGLGEPEDLPEVDQHVQQQGNAFGLKGESLSAVGRDPFSSGQSQAFSLPESGNACVQVQTSYPTGTSGVEGAGVVSHPQLLPMGQSGGVQNVPIGQNGGMSGLSIGQSGGGGPNIPVAQTFIQPVTMASQVPLSVPQQYSQPLPPYSADVTPSQMLHPRLGDASTPHSSPLQSQSYIPSVTPQAPMAVLTASVPAGEPIASAGNIMPLTQTQSSIASVQPTDILPQQTIVQPQQQAMSDLPETLQLNIQHPTLQQQANIVQPHQAVLLPQQIDQGQPTTVLLQQHVEQPQVIFQEQQSRSISSQQSYIPLPQQQQPTLPNPQQQVYIQHPAEKPQQEVIQQQVQQTLVQQPSVEQYQQQQAQQVYLQQMAESQEQNIVKTMVQQPPVLQTIQQPLQLAEQQQQLLIRQQLDQQQKAILQNQMEQQRQQQVEQQQIILQQSMAVQQQMEQQQQALQQQPIEQPKQNILQQQVEQQRQQQQVLFQQLEQQQAILQQQQHEQQQALLQQQQLEQQALLQQQQLQLKQQQAFLHKQQLEQQQQALLKRQQTILQQQQQSLQQPKQLEQTVLLQLHQQPQTLQPQPQKPTEIFQQTEQQQQRESQMQQQVLMQQHNIELQRQQAEKQVLLQQQQHLDQHIALVDQSGQQPNILKQPETIQQITQIPQPQPIISPQPQSHSSLSQQLAEQQQVLIQQQQAVVPQPSHRPLVELQIPTMIQAPPQMVNTQVPSQVPAPILVHQQMPPQISAQPSVQMEGQILLQSHSVPQSIGGHFQASQLQVPQPSQQITSPTQVQHIPSFVPTQPPMVSQGQSLPAQAQMVQTQVGASLQCQVPLVPPGPASLVHPPLQSQVQATSTLLPTPNLQAAVTPQTIQSVQIDLTQTVKQPPQYRQTVLSPVSLATAIDPMATSTQCYLQQAKQMQPQAQPQPIIPALQQPVNVASVQTFLQPQAPQQSQAHHVHQHQTQPVPQLLPPAAVLPQDLHQQPCQPQTVLQHVLHITQSPIPQTQGRAVPLYSQVVSGPATPPQSQQNPNPPHVQAYTQTSMQPQALSNAQFHVQTQALTNTQTHAEASFEQTAYKPPQIPQSPSHSSLQPSATLSTVQPTVPVSELSVPAEAQLTLTRPVASPPAVNASQSHDYNGSVLPTTSLADSDAALLGIAQESANQAANRSSSSGSVPANGDDSQLVWASGKAEKAKSQRRLSCQKTEKSHFQLSMLQVSNTGDNMVECQLETHSNKMVTFKFDIEGDAPEDIADYMVEEDFVLEPEKEKFVEDLKAIVKKAQGILSTQTGSVEQLHGSTPSSATVDSAPQSSPVGRWRFFINQTIRHRDSHSNQGASTPPPTGESRVPKSTETENDHESPQRSESFAGIASSPSSSLSASPPVSTVSAPASMSVSAIATQKDIASPALSTVEKVSSAPLSAGSVPATPSSIPASPFPPAVTDQGDTAEKGHSISKGEQPLTSVSAYGTPPTSLAGHADALQQLGAQTQMAASQKPEILKQTLAPHQLKDTQAIQSTTGATEQMKAQPQPIMPQLHQPGHTESKIISQAMPMETVLQQGGLPTAQQPQLHHVQQSELQQVPHQQVPVESQQPPMQQTAFLQQNIADQMQQQAVIPQQVVPVEQYVSQETMQAPTMLTIHPQHGLQTQDPLQHRAQCHPAIPQQLPTEQTHVVQVAHDMIDSQPITQTSVPQAVQEQTSCQHSELGLSMGEANVEDRASHSAQPSSDASLPPLPLSDTALPTHSHTFTPSPAQPSSVAESDSEGPPKIEFVDNRIKTLDEKLRTLLYQEHSGSGATLGGGCTAGPAPNSASASAVASTLVGGDESSEPHSLPPNAISPPPAISSDTSPHSTSSTTPRSSSTSPEREKECASEEEMGPPAPVSSGAVQRQPASSFSSTSLPCSLLTPLQEPGSPSVPSEPSVSAAPSLSESCTPGDVLLPSSSEQPAPLWPGEQLQHNEGGGYFGLNLTCPSIRNPVSKKSWTRKFKSWACKLRHSTSLFKKPRVQQDGDSSCQGMRQDTDASTDVQPFSHTGRFQVVPVSQPTEPPPLQEAVPSQGVTQRKVGRFSITQAEKREEHLTDSSPVSPDLERERRKQKAKDGVKEERRTTALSHPPRSHAHSPLGSSDESEVEDEDLRRELHKLREKHIKEVVSLQAQQNKELQELYRQLHTLKDHRQSLSLPRTPPLSNASLAISPRRPRPTKVKLRPRPHSHMDNNGITHQGSLQQSSSYSGGEHSRLHSYCKPEKNASLTTKRDQSPSAQGSANRTSTFTDDLHKLVDEWSKETVFPVQPKPSLNQIKQIQQVQELGGWGQPAETSAASGWFSAPPLNPPTAPVSVTLSTIATTPYSIIGGQTQLPPTQFPVTPLPQQNAHLQTVLHHQPLQYSQPHLQQVPLLSGSQTQLPPHSTSPSLITTAGPLLPPATSITAASASTAVNQDTVATATFCSCSSSTCSCTAALPSSAKLHPNPPPL; encoded by the exons GATCGAAAGCTGACCAAGGCAGAGCAGCAGCGGTTTAAGGAGGAGGCAGAAATGCTAAAAGGTCTACAGCACCCCAACATTGTGCGTTTCTATGACTCCTGGGAATCAGTACTTAGAGGAAAGAAGTGCATCGTTCTGGTGACTGAGCTTATGACCTCAGGAACGCTCAAAAC GTATCTTAAGCGCTTTAAAGTAATGAAACCCAAGGTTTTACGCAGCTGGTGCCGGCAAATCCTGAAGGGTCTACAGTTCTTGCACACCCGCACACCACCTATTGTGCACCGTGACCTCAAGTGTGACAACATCTTTATCACTGGCCCCACTGGGTCTGTAAAGATTGGTGACCTGGGCCTTGCCACCCTAATGCGCACATCATTTGCCAAGAGTGTCATAG GGACTCCAGAGTTTATGGCCCCTGAGATGTATGAGGAGCATTATGATGAATCGGTGGATGTCTATGCCTTTGGCATGTGTATGCTAGAGATGGCTACATCAGAGTATCCATACTCAGAATGCCAAAATGCTGCACAGATCTACCGCAAAGTCACCAGT GGTATCAAGCCGGCCAGTTTTGATAAAGTAAATGACCCGGAGGTAAAAGAGATCATTGAGGGCTGCATTCGCCAAAACAGATTAGAGCG ACTCTCAGTTAAAGACCTTCTAAATCACGTCTTCTTTGCGGAGGACACCGGGGTGCGTGTTGAACTTGCAGAAGAAGACACGGGATGCAAAGACTGCCTGGCCCTGCGGATCTGGGTTGAGGAGCCAAAGAAACTCAAAGGCAAGCACAAAGACAATGAAGCCATTGAGTTCAGCTATGACCTGGAGAATGACAGTGCCGAAGAGGTTGCGCTGGAGATG GTGAAGTCTGGCTTTTTCCATGAAAGTGATGCCAAGGTGGTCGGGAAGTCCATCAGAGACAGGGTGACGCTGATTAAGAAGTCCCGTGAAAGGCGCCAACAGCAGCTCCTTCAGCAGCAGCAAAGTCTGGTTGAGCGTCGTGACTCCTCAGTACTCAGCTCCTCTTTTTCCTCTGTCCATCCCACCTGCCCCTCCTCACTGGGTCCTGGAGTTTCGGCAGCAGCTGGGGGTCTGGGGGAGCCAGAGGACCTGCCAGAAGTGGACCAGCATGTCCAGCAGCAAGGCAATGCATTTGGCCTCAAAG GTGAGAGCCTTTCTGCCGTTGGTAGAGATCCTTTCTCAAGTGGACAAAGCCAAGCCTTTTCTCTCCCTGAGTCAGGGAACGCTTGTGTTCAAGTTCAAACCAGCTACCCCACAGGCACCTCT GGAGTGGAAGGTGCAGGGGTTGTGTCTCATCCCCAACTGCTCCCTATGGGTCAGAGCGGAGGGGTTCAGAATGTGCCTATTGGCCAGAATGGTGGGATGTCTGGCCTTTCCATTGGCCAAAGTGGTGGTGGTGGACCTAACATTCCTGTGGCGCAGACTTTCATTCAGCCAGTCACTATGGCATCACAGGTCCCTTTAAGTGTGCCTCAACAATATTCTCAG CCCCTCCCACCCTACTCAGCAGATGTTACACCCTCACAGATGTTACATCCTCGGCTTGGTGATGCCTCCACTCCGCACAGTTCCCCTTTGCAGTCACAGTCATACATCCCCTCAGTTACTCCCCAGGCCCCTATGGCTGTCCTCACTGCCTCTGTCCCTGCTGGAGAGCCCATAGCATCAGCAGGCAACATTATGCCCCTTACGCAGACCCAGTCTAGTATTGCTTCAGTTCAACCCACTGACATTTTGCCCCAACAAACCATTGTTCAGCCACAACAACAGGCCATGTCAGATTTGCCCGAAACGCTACAACTGAACATCCAGCATCCAACACTACAACAGCAAGCAAATATAGTGCAACCCCACCAAGCAGTACTGTTACCACAGCAGATAGATCAGGGTCAGCCAACGACTGTTTTGTTACAGCAGCATGTAGAACAACCGCAGGTGATTTTTCAGGAACAGCAGTCACGGTCCATTTCATCCCAGCAGTCATATATTCCATTGCCACAGCAGCAACAACCAACATTGCCCAACCCACAGCAGCAGGTGTACATACAACATCCTGCAGAAAAACCCCAACAAGAAGTGATACAGCAGCAAGTTCAGCAAACTTTAGTACAACAGCCCTCAGTGGAACAATATCAGCAACAGCAGGCGCAGCAAGTTTACTTGCAACAAATGGCTGAATCGCAAGAGCAGAATATTGTCAAGACCATGGTACAACAGCCACCGGTACTTCAAACAATTCAGCAGCCGCTACAGTTGGCAGAACAACAGCAGCAACTTCTGATTAGGCAACAATTGGATCAACAACAAAAGGCCATCTTGCAGAATCAAATGGAACAACAACGTCAGCAGCAAGTTGAGCAACAACAAATTATTCTGCAGCAAAGCATGGCAGTGCAGCAGCAGATGGAGCAACAGCAGCAAGCGCTACAACAACAGCCGATAGAACAGccgaaacaaaacattttgcaacaACAGGTGGAACAACAAAGACAACAGcaacaggttttatttcagcagCTGGAGCAACAGCAGGCAATCTTGCAGCAGCAACAACACGAACAACAGCAGGCTCTTTTACAGCAACAACAGTTAGAGCAGCAAGCCTtgctacaacaacaacaactccaGTTAAAGCAGCAACAAGCCTTTTTACATAAGCAACAGTTAGAGCAGCAACAACAGGCTTTGTTGAAACGGCAACAAACTATTTTACAGCAGCAACAGCAATCGCTTCAACAGCCAAAACAATTAGAGCAGACAGTACTTTTACAGCTGCACCAGCAGCCGCAGACGTTACAGCCTCAACCCCAGAAGCCAACAGAAATTTTTCAACAGACTGAGCAGCAACAACAGAGAGAGTCACAAATGCAGCAGCAAGTTTTAATGCAACAACACAACATTGAATTACAGCGACAACAAGCTGAGAAACAAGTTTTAttgcagcagcaacaacatttAGACCAGCACATTGCTCTGGTAGATCAAAGTGGGCAGCAACCAAACATACTGAAACAACCAGAAACAATCCAGCAAATTACTCAAATACCACAACCCCAGCCAATAATATCCCCACAACCTCAATCTCATTCAAGTCTTTCCCAACAACTCGCAGAACAGCAACAGGTCCTAATTCAGCAGCAGCAAGCAGTCGTCCCTCAGCCGTCACATAGACCTCTGGTAGAGTTACAAATTCCAACCATGATTCAAGCTCCACCGCAGATGGTTAACACACAGGTACCTAGTCAAGTTCCAGCTCCAATACTTGTACATCAGCAGATGCCACCCCAGATATCAGCTCAACCATCTGTGCAAATGGAAGGACAAATCTTGTTGCAGTCCCATTCTGTACCACAGTCAATAGGAGGACACTTCCAAGCAAGCCAGTTGCAAGTTCCACAACCATCCCAACAGATCACATCTCCAACCCAGGTGCAACACATTCCCTCTTTTGTCCCAACTCAACCACCAATGGTTTCCCAGGGGCAAAGCCTTCCAGCACAAGCTCAGATGGTCCAAACTCAAGTCGGAGCTTCACTCCAGTGTCAGGTTCCGTTAGTGCCACCCGGACCTGCATCTCTTGTGCATCCTCCATTGCAGTCCCAAGTACAGGCCACCTCTACGCTTCTGCCCACACCAAATTTACAAGCAGCTGTAACTCCGCAAACCATTCAGTCAGTTCAGATAGACCTCACCCAAACTGTGAAACAGCCTCCGCAATATCGGCAAACAGTGCTATCTCCGGTGTCCCTTGCAACTGCCATAGATCCAATGGCCACTTCAACACAGTGTTATTTGCAACAGGCGAAGCAAATGCAACCCCAAGCTCAACCGCAGCCAATCATACCAGCTCTGCAACAGCCAGTGAATGTAGCTTCTGTGCAGACATTCTTGCAGCCTCAAGCCCCCCAACAGTCTCAAGCCCATCATGTGCACCAGCATCAGACCCAACCTGTTCCACAGCTTCTGCCACCAGCCGCTGTACTACCCCAAGATCTCCATCAACAGCCCTGTCAACCTCAAACTGTTCTTCAACATGTtctacatattacacaaagtccGATACCCCAGACACAAGGCAGGGCAGTACCTCTTTACAGTCAGGTAGTATCAGGTCCAGCCACTCCCCCCCAAAGCCAACAAAATCCAAACCCCCCACATGTTCAAGCCTACACACAGACTAGCATGCAGCCACAAGCACTCTCAAATGCACAGTTTCATGTCCAAACACAAGCTCTTACCAACACGCAGACCCACGCAGAGGCTAGTTTTGAGCAGACTGCTTATAAACCTCCACAGATCCCCCAAAGTCCATCTCATTCTTCCCTACAACCCTCCGCCACTCTCTCAACTGTACAGCCGACTGTCCCGGTGTCAGAACTTTCAGTTCCTGCAGAGGCACAGCTAACCCTGACCAGGCCAGTTGCTTCCCCTCCAGCTGTCAATGCTTCACAGTCCCATGACTATAATGGCTCTGTGTTGCCTACCACCTCCCTGGCAGACAGTGATGCTGCATTGCTGGGCATTGCTCAG GAGAGTGCAAATCAAGCTGCCAACAGAAGCTCTTCATCAGG CTCTGTTCCTGCCAATGGAGATGATTCACAGTTGGTGTGGGCTAGTGGAAAAGCAGAAAAGGCAAAATCCCAGAGAAGATTGTCCTGTCAGAAGACTgaaaaaagtcattttcagcTCAGTATGCTGCAG GTCTCAAACACCGGGGACAACATGGTGGAGTGTCAGCTGGAGACTCATAGCAACAAGATGGTCACGTTCAAGTTTGACATTGAGGGAGATGCTCCTGAGGACATTGCGGATTACATG GTGGAGGAGGACTTTGTCCTTGAGCCTGAAAAAGAGAAATTTGTTGAGGATCTGAAGGCTATTGTTAAAAAAGCTCAAGGAATTCTAAGCACTCAG ACTGGGTCAGTGGAGCAGCTCCATGGGAGCACTCCTTCCAGTGCAACGG TAGATTCAGCTCCTCAGTCTTCACCAGTGGGTCGGTGGCGGTTCTTTATTAACCAAACAATTCGCCATCGCGACTCACACTCAAACCAGGGGGCCTCCACTCCCCCTCCAACTGGAGAAAGCAGAGTTCCTAAATCCACAGAAACTGAGAACG ACCATGAGAGCCCTCAGCGCTCAGAGTCTTTTGCCGGGATAGCATCTTCCCCAAGTTCTTCTCTGTCTGCATCTCCTCCAGTATCTACTGTATCTGCCCCAGCATCCATGTCGGTTTCAGCCATCGCCACACAAAAAGACATAGCATCTCCTGCATTATCAACAGTAGAAAAAGTTTCCTCTGCTCCCTTGTCTGCAGGCTCAGTTCCTGCCACACCCTCAAGCATTCCTGCCTCTCCTTTTCCTCCAGCAGTCACAGATCAAGGAGATACGGCAGAAAAAGGTCATAGCATTTCTAAGGGTGAACAGCCTCTCACTAGCGTTTCTGCCTATGGGACACCTCCAACATCACTGGCGGGTCATGCTGATGCATTGCAGCAGTTGGGAGCTCAAACCCAAATGGCTGCCTCTCAGAAGCCAGAGATACTTAAACAAACCCTGGCACCACACCAACTCAAAGACACCCAGGCAATACAGTCAACAACGGGCGCAACCGAACAGATGAAGGCTCAGCCACAGCCGATTATGCCTCAGCTGCATCAGCCAGGTCACACAGAGTCAAAAATAATATCGCAGGCAATGCCAATGGAGACTGTTCTGCAACAAGGaggtcttccaacagcccagcAGCCACAACTACACCATGTTCAGCAGTCTGAGCTGCAACAGGTCCCACACCAACAGGTACCAGTTGAATCTCAACAACCGCCAATGCAACAGACAGCGTTCTTGCAGCAAAACATTGCTGACCAGATGCAACAGCAAGCAGTGATACCACAACAGGTAGTCCCTGTAGAACAATACGTGTCTCAAGAGACAATGCAGGCCCCAACAATGCTGACCATACACCCACAGCATGGTTTACAAACTCAGGATCCCCTACAGCATCGAGCACAGTGTCATCCTGCGATCCCGCAGCAGCTCCCTACTGAGCAAACACATGTGGTGCAGGTTGCACATGATATGATAGACTCCCAACCTATAACACAAACCTCAGTGCCACAAGCCGTGCAAGAGCAAACATCTTGCCAGCACTCTGAGTTGGGGTTGTCCATGGGTGAGGCCAACGTTGAAGACCGCGCCAGTCACTCTGCTCAGCCCTCTTCAGACGCATCTCTCCCACCCCTCCCTCTCTCCGATACAGCTCTCCCGACCCACTCCCACACATTCACACCGTCTCCAGCCCAGCCCTCCTCAGTAGCCGAGTCAGACAGTGAAGGCCCCCCTAAAATCGAGTTTGTGGACAACCGTATAAAGACGTTGGATGAGAAGCTAAGGACTTTGCTGTATCAAGAGCACAGCGGCAGCGGAGCAACACTTGGAGGTGGCTGTACTGCCGGCCCCGCCCCTAACTCCGCCTCTGCATCGGCTGTAGCCTCCACCCTAGTGGGAGGTGATGAGTCTTCAGAGCCCCACTCGCTGCCCCCCAATGCAATCTCCCCTCCTCCTGCCATCTCCTCTGACACCTCTCCACACTCCACCTCCTCCACCACCCCTCGCTCTTCCTCCACCTCTCCAGAGAGGGAAAAGGAGTGTGCAAGTGAGGAGGAGATGGGTCCGCCTGCTCCAGTCTCCTCTGGTGCTGTGCAACGTCAGCCTGCTTCATCCTTCTCCTCTACATCCCTTCCCTGCTCTCTCCTCACCCCACTACAGGAGCCCGGATCGCCATCTGTGCCCAGTGAACCCTCAGTAAGC GCCGCCCCCTCGCTATCTGAAAGCTGCACCCCTGGAGATGTTCTGTTACCTTCTTCCTCTGAGCAGCCTGCCCCCTTGTGGCCTGGAGAGCAGCTGCAGCACAATGAAGGAGGTGGATATTTTGGCCTAAACCTGACATGTCCTAGTATCAGAAATCCTGTTAGCAAGAAATCCTGGACTCGCAAATTCAAAAGCTGGGCGTGCAAACTACGCCACTCCACCAGCTTGTTCAAGAAGCCCAGAGTCCAGCAAG ATGGTGACTCCAGCTGTCAGGGGATGAGGCAAGACACGGATGCATCAACAGATGTCCAGCCCTTCTCACATACGGGACGTTTCCAG GTGGTTCCAGTGTCCCAGCCCACAGAGCCCCCACCACTACAGGAAGCTGTACCGAGCCAAGGGGTCACGCAGAGAAAGGTGGGGCGTTTCTCGATCACCCAGGCCGAAAAGAGAGAGGAACATTTGACAGACAGCTCCCCCGTGTCACCTGACCTAGAACGAGAGAGGAGGAAACAGAAAGCAAAGGACGGTGTTAAAGAGGAGAGGAGAACCACCGCGCTCAGCCACCCACCCAGGAGTCACGCTCACTCCCCCCTGGGCAGCAGTGATGAGAGTGAGGTGGAGGATGAAGATTTAAGGAGAGAGTTGCATAAGCTAAGAGAAAA gcACATCAAAGAAGTGGTGTCCCTGCAGgcacagcagaacaaagaactgCAGGAGTTGTACAGACAGCTTCACACTCTGAAAGACCACAGACAGTCACTGTCCCTGCCCCGGACCCCCCCTCTCTCCAACGCATCCCTCGCCATCTCCCCACGCAGACCCAGACCCACCAAAGTCAAGCTCCGGCCCCGACCCCACTCACACATGGACAACAACGGAATCACACATCAAG GGAGTCTTCAGCAGTCTAGCAGTTATTCAGGTGGGGAGCATAGCAGACTCCACTCATACTGCAAGCCAGAGAAGAACGCTTCACTGACCACTAAAAGAG acCAGAGTCCCTCAGCCCAGGGTTCTGCCAACAGAACAAGCACATTCACAGATGATCTGCACAAACTTGTCGATGAGTGGTCAAAAGAAACTGTTTTCCCTGTTCAACCCAAGCCCTCGCTAAATCAAATCAAACAGATTCAACAAGTGCAAGAGTTAGGAGGGTGGGGCCAACCTGCTGAG ACATCTGCTGCATCTGGTTGGTTTTCGGCACCTCCTTTGAACCCTCCAACTGCTCCTGTTTCAGTCACCTTGTCTACAATAGCCACGACCCCGTATAGCATCATTGGAGGACAAACACAGCTGCCTCCGACTCAATTTCCCGTCACTCCCCTACCCCAGCAGAATGCACATCTGCAGACTGTCCTGCACCATCAGCCCCTGCAATACAGCCAGCCTCACCTGCAACAGGTCCCGCTCCTGTCAGGATCCCAAACCCAGCTGCCTCCCCATAGCACCTCCCCCTCTCTGATAACCACAGCGGGGCCTCTGCTCCCCCCTGCCACCAGCATCACAGCTGCCTCTGCCTCCACAGCTGTCAATCAAGACACCGTCGCCACGGCAACCTTCTGCTCATGCTCCTCCTCCACATGCTCCTGCACCGCTGCTCTGCCTTCCAGTGCCAAACTTCACCCCAATCCACCACCTCTTTAG